One window of the Ammospiza nelsoni isolate bAmmNel1 chromosome 2, bAmmNel1.pri, whole genome shotgun sequence genome contains the following:
- the LOC132070095 gene encoding phospholipase A2-like, whose protein sequence is MGPRRLLLLALLQAVWKGALGKSHSLHTRGIIELAGAITCGTGRSPLAYIGYGCYCGLGGRGWPKDKTDWCCHRHDCCYDTAEKEGCNPKVQRYQWACEQNTVRCDNLTDRCEKMVCLCDQEAAKCWGAAPYNPHFILWPDFLCGQTHPTCHVRYGGPE, encoded by the exons ATGGGCCCCCGCCGGCTGCTGCTTCTGGCGCTGCTTCAGGCAG TTTGGAAAGGTGCTCTGGGAAAGTCCCATTCACTGCACACTCGAGGAATCATTGAACTGGCTGGAGCCATAACGTGTGGCACAGGACGGTCTCCCTTGGCATATATTGGCTATGGGTGCTACTGTGGACTGGGAGGACGAGGTTGGCCTAAAGATAAAACAGACTG GTGCTGCCACAGGCATGACTGCTGCTATGACACGGCAGAGAAGGAAGGCTGCAACCCCAAGGTGCAGCGCTACCAGTGGGCGTGTGAGCAGAACACCGTGCGGTGCG ATAACCTGACAGACCGATGTGAAAAAATGGTGTGCCTGTGTGACCAAGAAGCAGCcaagtgctggggagcagccccaTACAATCCTCACTTCATCCTCTGGCCAGACTTTTTATGTGGACAGACGCATCCCACCTGCCATGTCAGATATGGGGGGCCAGAATAG